One window of Mesoplasma syrphidae genomic DNA carries:
- the hprK gene encoding HPr(Ser) kinase/phosphatase yields MKKLTIRTLVEHFDLEVISGKDHLDIEIGVYGLNRAGLELTGFFSPASDKKHKRAVMMSSKENLYMNQFDEQTKRLKYAEVIKSGAPVILITKKFVDETLISVAKDLDFPLLRTDYPSTSELTQKILDLYDEYFAPTEEVHASLINIFGKGILITGESGIGKSEISLELIKNNHLFVGDDRIILTNKGSRIYGKSHPILRNLVEVRGIGIIDVSKTNGYKNIMQETTLDMIIELFKFGADGVDASERLGRETTNKKVLGVDIPYLKIPVSSGRNIANIIESAVAQLKINQSDVAEDIISLMNKRILEINEEN; encoded by the coding sequence GTGAAAAAATTAACGATTAGGACATTAGTTGAACATTTTGATCTAGAAGTGATTTCTGGAAAAGACCACTTGGATATTGAAATTGGGGTCTACGGTTTAAATCGTGCAGGTCTAGAATTAACTGGGTTTTTTAGTCCAGCTAGTGATAAAAAACATAAAAGAGCAGTAATGATGTCTTCAAAAGAAAATCTTTATATGAATCAGTTTGATGAACAAACTAAGCGTCTTAAATACGCAGAAGTAATTAAATCAGGGGCTCCGGTGATTCTAATCACTAAAAAATTTGTTGATGAAACGTTAATTTCTGTGGCAAAAGATTTAGATTTTCCCTTATTAAGAACTGATTATCCTTCAACAAGCGAGTTGACACAAAAAATCTTAGATTTATACGATGAGTATTTCGCTCCTACTGAAGAAGTCCATGCTTCCTTGATAAATATTTTTGGCAAGGGAATTTTAATCACCGGAGAATCAGGAATTGGGAAATCAGAGATTTCTCTAGAATTAATTAAGAATAATCATTTGTTTGTAGGAGATGATCGAATTATTTTAACAAACAAAGGTAGTCGAATTTACGGAAAATCTCATCCGATTTTGCGCAATTTAGTTGAAGTTCGTGGAATTGGAATTATTGATGTATCAAAAACAAATGGGTATAAAAATATCATGCAAGAAACAACTTTAGATATGATTATTGAGCTATTTAAGTTTGGAGCTGACGGAGTTGATGCCTCTGAACGTTTAGGACGTGAAACAACTAACAAGAAAGTTTTGGGAGTAGATATTCCATATTTAAAAATTCCGGTATCTTCAGGACGTAATATTGCAAATATTATTGAGTCTGCTGTTGCACAATTAAAAATTAACCAAAGCGATGTTGCTGAAGATATAATTTCATTGATGAATAAGCGCATTTTAGAGATTAACGAGGAAAATTAA
- a CDS encoding S1 RNA-binding domain-containing protein, which produces MENTIVKATITDIVDFGAFCTVEINDEQYKGLIHISEIADQFVRDAKEFVTSGEEVDAMILEINHDKKQVKLSIKRAK; this is translated from the coding sequence ATGGAAAATACAATCGTAAAAGCAACTATCACTGATATCGTTGATTTTGGAGCATTTTGTACTGTTGAAATCAATGATGAACAATACAAAGGATTAATCCACATTAGTGAAATCGCGGATCAATTCGTAAGAGATGCAAAAGAATTCGTAACATCAGGTGAAGAAGTTGATGCAATGATCTTAGAAATCAACCACGACAAAAAACAAGTTAAATTATCAATCAAAAGAGCTAAATAA
- a CDS encoding folate family ECF transporter S component has translation MLMLYTTIGAALGIIFLFAISFAMEKFTWRRFTVKNISILGVLVALSVSLTNVIGYTSIFGFQIMLGNFVIFLTGMVFGPLAGVVTGLASDTVGSLINLGGVYHLGFMLIKILIGFTGALVFVFKSNRFWVIKMVVAYVLFILIHLFFLTPLFMWALYGTSFAQVDFIKKAILAPVQMIVYPFLTYSCFNILWILLRKEAGTTKTVWVGRNGSLNLIARPKKTEYQKLMESNINKKSFRNKPIIKIKKDA, from the coding sequence ATGTTAATGTTGTATACAACAATTGGAGCAGCACTAGGAATTATCTTTTTATTCGCAATTAGTTTTGCAATGGAAAAATTTACTTGACGTCGATTTACAGTCAAAAATATTTCAATTTTGGGGGTTCTAGTGGCACTAAGTGTTAGTTTAACTAATGTTATTGGGTATACTTCAATATTTGGATTCCAAATAATGTTAGGAAATTTTGTGATTTTTTTAACGGGGATGGTTTTTGGTCCTCTGGCTGGAGTTGTTACTGGATTAGCATCAGATACTGTTGGGTCTTTAATTAATTTAGGTGGAGTTTATCACTTAGGTTTTATGCTTATTAAAATTTTGATAGGCTTTACGGGAGCCTTAGTATTTGTTTTTAAAAGTAATCGGTTTTGAGTAATTAAGATGGTTGTAGCTTATGTTTTATTTATTTTGATCCACTTATTCTTTTTAACTCCATTATTTATGTGAGCATTATATGGTACTTCATTTGCGCAAGTCGATTTTATCAAAAAAGCAATTTTGGCACCGGTTCAAATGATTGTTTATCCATTTTTAACTTACAGTTGTTTCAATATACTATGAATTTTACTGCGCAAGGAAGCAGGAACAACAAAAACTGTTTGAGTTGGCCGTAACGGATCTTTAAATTTAATTGCGAGACCTAAAAAAACTGAGTATCAAAAGCTAATGGAATCTAATATCAATAAAAAAAGTTTTAGAAACAAGCCAATAATAAAAATAAAAAAAGATGCCTAG
- a CDS encoding bifunctional folylpolyglutamate synthase/dihydrofolate synthase yields the protein MISVDKELIPVKQRFAKEYNLIKVLEKLGHPEKDLATINVVGTNGKGSTSYYLSKGLRTKYEKVGLFIGPAFLWQNERIQINNQYISDEDLHMYLKKISEDIEQYNLTFFEIWTLIAILYFANQKVDIVVMEAGIGGKNDCTSLMSNQILTVLTSVSFDHTELLGTTIEEILDQKINIAKPDTKLIVSDDNKKYQAIIDCTIKNQGVQIIYANSLTDKVLYQQGNKGLAQKVLEELDIRDFDIRTLNPPLGRFTKVAKNNRIIILDGAHNIDGIEQLINTVKTEKNNYVVLYASITTKDYQASLDKLVSSFKNVYITTFDHFKAWNLSEINYCKKVLSWKQFLETHQNDNILICGSLYFIPQVYEYLNK from the coding sequence ATGATTTCAGTTGACAAAGAACTAATTCCTGTCAAACAGAGATTTGCTAAAGAATATAACTTAATTAAAGTTTTAGAGAAATTAGGGCATCCTGAAAAAGATTTAGCAACAATTAATGTTGTAGGAACAAATGGAAAGGGCTCTACTTCCTATTATTTATCAAAAGGTTTACGTACTAAATATGAAAAAGTTGGTCTCTTTATTGGGCCTGCCTTTTTATGACAAAACGAACGAATTCAAATTAACAATCAATATATTAGCGACGAAGACTTGCATATGTATTTGAAAAAAATTTCTGAAGATATTGAACAATACAATTTGACATTTTTTGAAATTTGAACTTTAATTGCAATTTTATATTTTGCTAATCAAAAAGTAGATATTGTTGTAATGGAAGCTGGAATTGGTGGTAAAAATGACTGCACAAGTTTAATGAGTAACCAAATTTTGACAGTTCTAACATCAGTATCTTTTGACCACACGGAGCTTTTGGGAACGACAATTGAAGAAATTTTAGATCAAAAAATTAACATTGCCAAGCCGGATACTAAGTTAATAGTCAGCGATGATAACAAAAAGTATCAAGCAATTATTGACTGCACTATTAAAAACCAAGGCGTACAAATCATATATGCTAATTCCTTAACTGACAAGGTTTTATATCAGCAGGGAAATAAGGGATTAGCTCAAAAAGTTTTAGAAGAGTTGGATATTCGAGACTTTGACATTAGGACCCTAAATCCACCATTGGGACGCTTCACAAAAGTTGCTAAAAATAATCGAATAATTATTTTAGATGGTGCTCATAATATTGATGGGATTGAACAGCTTATTAACACAGTTAAGACAGAAAAGAATAACTACGTTGTTCTTTATGCTTCAATTACTACAAAAGATTATCAGGCAAGTCTTGATAAATTAGTTAGTAGTTTTAAAAATGTTTATATTACAACATTTGATCATTTTAAAGCTTGAAATCTGTCAGAAATTAATTATTGCAAAAAAGTCTTATCTTGAAAGCAATTTTTAGAAACTCATCAAAATGATAATATTTTAATATGTGGAAGTCTATATTTTATACCACAAGTATATGAGTATTTAAATAAATAG
- the uvrA gene encoding excinuclease ABC subunit UvrA — protein MALDKIIVKGARENNLKNVDLEIPKEKLIVFTGLSGSGKSSLAFSTIYAEGRRRYIESLSAYARQFLGGNEKPDVDSIEGLSPAISIDQKTTSHNPRSTVGTVTEIYDYLRLLYARVGTPFCINGHGIINASSIKEIVLNVAKDTDQGEQVYVLAPVVRDKKGSHKDLLEKLRAEGFIRVKVDGQIRMLDEEFEIEKNTRHNIDIVVDRLIYKTDDEINSRIYSAIEVSLKYSDGLIKIFYPETADKEEKLYSTAYSCSVCGFTIPEMEPRLFSFNAPLGACEECSGLGVSLEADPHLLAPDKEKSINQGGITYFKNLVGSDNLEWQKFRTLCDYYYIDLDLAIKDLSKQQLNYIMWGSDEEIETKLLSSNGRRYESYEYIEGVASLIQRRYFETKSEDLRKWYAKFMSSKKCKECNGARLNKTALSIKINGVSIFEFTEKSIQEELDFLLNISLTENQAKIANLVLKEIVSRTSFLYEVGLGYLNLSRSATTLSGGEAQRIRLAKQIGSQLTGILYVLDEPSIGLHQRDNDKLIGTLKHLRDLGNTLIVVEHDEDTMKASDWIVDVGPRAGEHGGEIVFSGTYEEILKSDSLTGKYLSGAEKILVPTKRRGGNGKKLEVRGATENNLKNVSVSVPLNKFVTITGVSGSGKSTLLEDIIYKGIMQKLSKEPVIAGEFKEIKGIENVDKVIYISQEPIGRTPRSNPATYTTVFDDIRDLFTNLPEAKVRGYKKGRFSFNVQGGRCENCQGDGIITISMQFMPSVEVKCEICEGQRYNDETLQVKFKNKNISDVLNMTVEEATKFFENIPQIKTKLDTIVEVGLGYIRLGQSATTLSGGESQRIKLSTYLLKKATGKTIFLLDEPTTGLHNDDVKRLIAVLDRLVDLGNTVIAIEHNLDFIKVSDYIIDLGPEGGSGGGMIIATGTPEQVAASEISYTAKYLREYLK, from the coding sequence ATGGCTTTAGATAAAATTATAGTAAAAGGAGCTCGAGAAAACAATTTAAAAAATGTTGACTTAGAGATTCCCAAAGAAAAGTTAATTGTTTTTACAGGTTTGTCAGGTTCAGGAAAATCGTCATTGGCATTTTCAACAATCTATGCTGAAGGTCGTCGTCGATATATTGAATCATTATCTGCTTATGCTCGTCAATTTTTAGGAGGAAATGAAAAACCAGATGTTGATTCAATCGAGGGACTTAGTCCAGCAATTTCAATTGATCAAAAAACGACATCACACAATCCTCGTTCAACAGTTGGAACAGTTACAGAAATTTATGATTATTTGCGTCTATTGTATGCAAGAGTCGGAACTCCATTTTGTATTAATGGACATGGAATTATTAATGCAAGTTCGATTAAAGAAATTGTTTTAAATGTCGCAAAAGATACTGACCAAGGGGAACAAGTATATGTTTTGGCGCCTGTTGTTAGAGATAAAAAAGGTTCTCACAAAGATTTATTAGAAAAGCTTCGTGCCGAAGGCTTTATTAGAGTTAAAGTAGATGGCCAAATTCGAATGTTGGATGAGGAATTTGAAATAGAAAAAAATACTCGCCACAATATTGATATTGTTGTAGATCGTTTAATTTATAAAACTGATGATGAAATTAACTCAAGAATTTATTCAGCAATTGAGGTCAGTTTAAAATATTCAGATGGATTAATTAAGATCTTTTACCCTGAAACTGCTGATAAAGAAGAAAAATTATATTCAACAGCGTATTCATGCAGTGTTTGTGGCTTTACTATTCCAGAAATGGAACCACGTTTATTTTCATTTAATGCTCCTTTAGGAGCTTGTGAGGAATGTTCAGGATTAGGAGTCAGTTTGGAGGCAGACCCGCATTTATTAGCTCCAGATAAAGAAAAAAGCATTAATCAAGGTGGAATTACATATTTTAAAAATTTGGTCGGTTCAGATAATCTTGAATGACAAAAGTTTCGTACTCTATGTGACTACTATTACATTGATTTGGATTTAGCAATTAAAGATTTAAGTAAGCAACAATTAAATTATATAATGTGAGGTTCAGATGAAGAAATTGAAACTAAACTACTTAGCTCAAATGGTCGTCGTTATGAGTCATATGAATATATTGAGGGTGTTGCTTCGTTAATTCAACGCCGTTATTTTGAAACTAAATCTGAAGATTTGCGTAAATGATATGCAAAATTCATGAGTTCAAAAAAATGCAAAGAATGTAATGGAGCACGTTTAAATAAAACAGCGCTGTCAATTAAAATTAATGGAGTTTCCATTTTTGAGTTTACTGAAAAATCAATTCAGGAAGAGTTAGACTTTTTGTTAAATATTTCATTAACTGAAAATCAAGCAAAAATTGCTAACTTAGTGTTAAAGGAAATTGTTTCGAGAACAAGTTTCTTATATGAAGTAGGATTGGGATACTTAAATTTATCACGTTCTGCTACAACTCTTTCAGGAGGAGAAGCACAACGTATTCGATTGGCTAAACAAATTGGATCACAGTTGACTGGAATTTTATATGTCCTTGATGAGCCTTCAATTGGTCTACACCAACGCGATAACGATAAACTAATTGGTACACTAAAGCATTTACGTGATTTAGGGAACACTTTGATTGTTGTAGAACATGATGAAGATACAATGAAAGCATCTGATTGAATTGTTGATGTTGGACCAAGAGCTGGAGAACATGGGGGAGAAATTGTTTTTAGTGGAACTTATGAAGAAATTTTAAAATCAGATAGTTTAACTGGTAAATACTTATCTGGAGCTGAAAAAATTCTAGTTCCTACAAAACGCCGCGGTGGCAATGGTAAAAAACTTGAAGTTCGTGGTGCTACTGAAAATAATTTAAAAAATGTTAGTGTATCAGTCCCATTAAACAAATTTGTAACGATCACTGGCGTTTCTGGTTCAGGAAAGTCAACTTTATTAGAGGATATTATTTATAAAGGTATTATGCAAAAGCTTTCGAAAGAGCCAGTAATTGCTGGAGAATTTAAAGAAATTAAAGGTATTGAAAATGTTGATAAAGTAATTTATATTTCTCAAGAACCAATTGGAAGAACACCTCGCTCAAATCCTGCAACTTACACTACAGTTTTTGATGATATTCGTGATTTATTTACAAATCTTCCTGAAGCCAAAGTTCGAGGATACAAAAAAGGGCGTTTTTCATTTAATGTTCAAGGTGGACGCTGCGAAAACTGTCAAGGAGATGGAATCATTACGATCTCAATGCAATTTATGCCAAGCGTAGAAGTTAAATGTGAAATCTGTGAGGGACAACGTTATAATGATGAAACTTTGCAGGTTAAATTTAAAAACAAGAATATTTCTGATGTATTAAACATGACAGTTGAAGAAGCTACAAAATTTTTTGAAAATATTCCTCAGATTAAAACCAAACTAGATACCATTGTCGAAGTAGGATTAGGATACATTCGCCTGGGGCAAAGCGCCACAACTTTATCTGGTGGAGAATCACAAAGAATTAAGTTATCAACATATTTACTTAAAAAAGCGACAGGAAAAACTATTTTCCTACTTGATGAGCCAACAACTGGTTTACATAATGATGATGTTAAGCGTTTGATTGCTGTCTTAGATCGTTTAGTTGATTTGGGAAATACGGTAATTGCAATTGAGCATAACTTAGATTTTATCAAAGTTTCTGATTACATTATTGATTTAGGACCTGAAGGTGGAAGCGGTGGAGGAATGATTATTGCGACAGGAACACCTGAGCAAGTAGCTGCTAGCGAAATTTCTTATACTGCTAAATACTTAAGAGAGTATTTGAAATAA